The window CCCAGACTCCGTTCTTAATTAAAATACTGCTGCAAGCCTCCATGACAGAGCTTAGGGTGGCGTACATACTGTTGGTATAGGTGTTTTTCCTGTCCTTTTGAACCGGTCTCAATTCCTGCTGCACCCGGAGCATGGCCTTGGCAAGCTCCTTCACATCCGCTGAGCTGTACTGTTCGATAACCATAATGACCTCCTTTAAATTAAAGACCCCCGCTGCCCGTAAAAAGGCAGAAGGGGTCTGGTTTTGGATAGATAACAGGTGAATAATGTTTCAATTCATAGTTGTAATATATACCTGAAATCCACTGATTACCACTTTGGGAGGGTCAATATGGGTGCTGAGGGCTTAAAATGGGCATCTGTGCGGGGAAATTACGAGGGTGTCCGCAGATCTCAAACAGAGCAAAAGACTCCCCAACCCTGCCATGGCTGCCTATACAGCAACCACAGCAGAGGGAGCCGCTAATGTTTGGTGGCATCCTTGCCTATGAGCAGATCCAGCCCTTTGTCACCGGCAGCAAGAACTTCCTTGACCTTTTCGGGGGTAAGCCTGGTAGCCTTGGCAATATCCTCCGGTTTCATATTGAACTCACGGAGGCTCATGATCGTCTGGTACTTCTCACTATAGACACCTTCACTCATCAATCTTTCCGCTGTAGTCATGGCAAGCTCCTTTCCTTTCAGGCTTACACTACCTATCGTCTCAGCCACATATTCAGGCTGAAGATCTGTGGATTTAAAAATGTACTCTATGGCATTTTTGATGATCTTCAGGCCATCTTCATCTTCAAACAAWGAGGATGCCAGCTCAAAATATTCCTTTATGTTGTCTCTCAGCTTCTCTGGGTCAAAAATGTTCTTAAAAATGAGCATACAGAACTTCATGGAAACCATTACAAAGAGCTTATCTTTGATATCCTCATCTTGCCAGCTTGAAAGATCCACAAAAACATACTCTGAATCCGGGATGAAGGGCTTGATCATGGGGGGCAGGTCTTTAAAATAGTCACTGAGAAGACCGGGCTGCCATTTTCTTTCCCCATGATAGATCACTATGGGAATAATGGGGGTTTTTTCTATCTCCTGCTTGCGGCAGCGTTCCCACTGACTTGCCATATACAGAAGGATTTTAAAGAGCATATCATGATCCACATAGCTTTTATGCTCAAAAAGCAGGGCTATACGGATCTCCGAACCTTTAAACTGGCAGGTGTAAAGCAGATCAGAAAAATACTCTGACAACTCTTCCCCCAAAAAGGAACCCTTTTCCTCCTCCAGGGTACTCAGATCCAGCCCCTCAAGTATGGCAGGCGGCAGGGATGA of the Desulfobotulus mexicanus genome contains:
- a CDS encoding Rpn family recombination-promoting nuclease/putative transposase, which encodes MGNHDIFFKKILDVEGHAEELVRSSLPPAILEGLDLSTLEEEKGSFLGEELSEYFSDLLYTCQFKGSEIRIALLFEHKSYVDHDMLFKILLYMASQWERCRKQEIEKTPIIPIVIYHGERKWQPGLLSDYFKDLPPMIKPFIPDSEYVFVDLSSWQDEDIKDKLFVMVSMKFCMLIFKNIFDPEKLRDNIKEYFELASSLFEDEDGLKIIKNAIEYIFKSTDLQPEYVAETIGSVSLKGKELAMTTAERLMSEGVYSEKYQTIMSLREFNMKPEDIAKATRLTPEKVKEVLAAGDKGLDLLIGKDATKH